A genomic window from Solanum dulcamara chromosome 11, daSolDulc1.2, whole genome shotgun sequence includes:
- the LOC129874844 gene encoding uncharacterized protein LOC129874844: protein MEQSRKQDESEFNLREWALKAKLNREKTNSRRYSASYIRSFREEAKSFRSNATISSTASSPGYTLREEIDPSKYSFTTALKALQAKTIYSWEYMSPDGLALNSKWNEAEKYICNPLSGEVPLECLSAKILSTRSFRQPASRITISGPLIYPSQIQSTPQFQTKNHVKRPSFPTHEEVDIQIPTKEKKEVSITRDVGTQSISAYVSSNSPSPALTPSIEEMSMKLSEAADSSPMTTPSIKEISSDHSPVTSPKLKSEQEVEVKEIGEEEDTKRNEEMQEEGQRKKVKEMCRKLGGGCLSWKSLWMRRTRQREKRKSRNNNIFLCHLNGCYKH from the exons ATGGAACAGTCAAGAAAACAAGATGAATCAGAGTTCAACTTGAGGGAATGGGCTCTTAAGGCTAAACTTAACAGAGAAAAAACCAATTCAAGAAGGTACTCTGCATCTTATATTCGAAGTTTTAGAGAAGAGGCAAAATCTTTTAGATCAAATGCAACAATTTCAAGTACTGCTTCCTCCCCTGGCTACACATTAAGAG AGGAAATTGATCCATCAAAATATTCTTTTACCACTGCCCTTAAAG CATTACAGGCAAAAACAATATACAGTTGGGAATATATGTCACCAGATGGTTTGGCTTTGAATTCAAAATGGAATGAAGCTGAGAAATACATATGCAATCCATTGTCAGGGGAAGTTCCTTTAGAATGTTTGTCTGCAAAAATATTAAGTACAAGATCATTTAGACAACCAGCAAGCAGAATTACCATCTCAGGACCTCTCATTTATCCTTCTCAGATTCAGAGTACACCACAATTCCAAACAAAGAACCATGTGAAAAGACCTTCTTTTCCTACACATGAAGAAGTTGACATCCAAATCCCAACCAAAG AGAAGAAAGAAGTTAGCATTACAAGAGATGTGGGAACACAGAGCATTTCAGCTTATGTAAGTTCAAATAGTCCCAGTCCTGCTTTAACTCCATCAATTGAAGAAATGTCTATGAAGCTAAGTGAAGCAGCTGACTCCTCACCTATGACTACTCCATCCATTAAGGAAATATCCTCAGATCACTCTCCTGTGACTAGTCCAAAATTAAAATCTGAGCAAGAG GTGGAAGTGAAAGAAATAGGAGAGGAAGAAGACACAAAAAGAAATGAGGAAATGCAGGAAGAAGGACAGAGAAAGAAAGTGAAAGAGATGTGCAGGAAATTGGGTGGGGGATGCTTGTCATGGAAGAGTTTGTGGATGAGAAGAACAAGGCAGAGAGAGAAGCGTAAATCAAGAAATAACAACATTTTTCTTTGCCATTTAAATGGATGCTATAAACATTAA